The nucleotide sequence CAGTTCTATGCCGATCTTCACGTTATCTCCCGGCATGATCATCTCCATACCTTCCGGCAGTTTGATGACTCCCGTCACGTCCGTCGTTCTGAAATAAAACTGCGGACGGTAGCCTTTGAAGAACGGCGTGTGGC is from bacterium and encodes:
- the tuf gene encoding elongation factor Tu (EF-Tu; promotes GTP-dependent binding of aminoacyl-tRNA to the A-site of ribosomes during protein biosynthesis; when the tRNA anticodon matches the mRNA codon, GTP hydrolysis results; the inactive EF-Tu-GDP leaves the ribosome and release of GDP is promoted by elongation factor Ts; many prokaryotes have two copies of the gene encoding EF-Tu), yielding HTPFFKGYRPQFYFRTTDVTGVIKLPEGMEMIMPGDNVKIGIELIAPIAMEDGLRFAIREGGRTVGAGVVTKILK